Proteins encoded within one genomic window of Rhodobacteraceae bacterium LMO-JJ12:
- a CDS encoding (2Fe-2S)-binding protein has product MSRIHVTTTINGDETEFLCNAEDTLLDVLRDDLDLTGSKEGCASGDCGACSVVVDGRLVCSCLMLGAEAEGRTIGTIEGMATGDKLHPLQQKFIEMAALQCGICTPGILVAAKNLLERNNNPTEEEVRYWLAGNLCRCTGYDKIIRAVLATAADMRGAA; this is encoded by the coding sequence ATGTCCCGCATCCACGTTACCACCACCATCAACGGCGACGAGACTGAATTTCTCTGCAATGCCGAAGACACCCTGCTTGACGTGCTTCGCGACGATCTCGATCTCACAGGCTCGAAAGAAGGCTGTGCCTCAGGCGATTGTGGCGCCTGCTCCGTGGTTGTAGATGGCCGCCTGGTCTGTTCTTGCCTGATGCTGGGCGCCGAGGCCGAAGGTCGCACGATCGGCACGATCGAAGGCATGGCAACCGGCGACAAACTGCACCCTCTACAACAGAAATTCATCGAAATGGCCGCCCTGCAATGCGGCATCTGCACACCCGGTATCCTCGTAGCTGCCAAAAACCTTCTTGAGCGGAACAATAATCCGACCGAGGAAGAAGTGCGCTACTGGCTGGCTGGCAACCTCTGCCGCTGCACCGGTTATGACAAGATCATCCGCGCGGTGCTTGCCACCGCCGCTGACATGAGGGGGGCTGCCTGA
- a CDS encoding xanthine dehydrogenase family protein subunit M, with protein MRFETPKSVEDAIALLVADPEAKVLAGGTDLLVRLRAGQIAPSAIIDVKRIDEMTTITREENGGWRIGAAVPSAEMNEHEALKGDWPGVVEAADLIGSTQVQGRATIVGNLCNAGPAADSVPAMVAARAVVRVQGPSGSRDVPVEDIPTGPGKTSLQPGELVTSVHLPARAPRSGSAYLRFIPRTEMDIAVVGCGVIVQFDETGTITDARVSLGAVGPKVMLVPAAAKALIGTKGDDTALEAVAAACSAAATPIDDKRGTIEFRKDVSGVLGKRATKIAMSRAKGEA; from the coding sequence ATGAGATTCGAAACACCGAAGAGCGTTGAGGACGCCATCGCCCTTCTTGTCGCCGATCCCGAGGCCAAGGTGCTTGCCGGTGGCACCGATCTTTTGGTCCGCTTGCGCGCGGGCCAGATCGCACCATCCGCCATTATCGACGTGAAACGCATCGACGAAATGACCACAATCACCCGTGAAGAGAATGGCGGCTGGCGCATCGGCGCTGCGGTACCTTCCGCGGAAATGAACGAACATGAGGCGCTCAAGGGCGACTGGCCGGGTGTTGTCGAAGCCGCCGATCTGATCGGTTCAACCCAGGTTCAGGGCCGCGCCACGATTGTCGGCAATCTCTGCAATGCCGGACCCGCTGCCGATAGCGTGCCGGCCATGGTTGCTGCCCGGGCGGTGGTTCGTGTGCAGGGGCCAAGCGGTAGCCGCGACGTGCCGGTAGAAGATATCCCGACAGGGCCTGGCAAGACTTCGCTTCAACCGGGCGAACTGGTCACATCGGTCCACTTGCCCGCTCGGGCGCCACGCTCTGGATCAGCCTATCTGCGCTTCATCCCGCGCACCGAAATGGACATTGCTGTGGTCGGCTGCGGTGTCATAGTGCAATTCGATGAAACCGGCACCATCACCGACGCGCGCGTCTCGCTCGGTGCGGTCGGCCCCAAGGTCATGCTCGTTCCCGCCGCCGCAAAAGCTCTGATTGGTACCAAGGGCGATGATACTGCACTGGAAGCGGTCGCTGCTGCCTGCTCAGCCGCCGCCACACCGATCGACGACAAACGCGGCACGATTGAGTTTCGCAAGGACGTTTCGGGCGTTCTCGGCAAACGCGCCACCAAAATCGCCATGTCCCGCGCCAAAGGAGAAGCCTGA
- a CDS encoding DUF2892 domain-containing protein, whose product MTVSQAVMAFAGFMVLLSVLLTVTVSPHFVWLTVFVGANLLQSAFTGLCPAAMIMRKLGFKPA is encoded by the coding sequence ATGACCGTATCCCAAGCCGTCATGGCCTTCGCTGGCTTCATGGTTTTGCTCTCCGTTCTGCTCACCGTCACCGTCTCGCCGCACTTCGTCTGGCTGACCGTGTTCGTCGGGGCAAACCTCTTGCAATCCGCCTTCACCGGTCTTTGCCCGGCGGCCATGATCATGCGCAAACTGGGCTTCAAACCCGCCTGA
- a CDS encoding TIGR04141 family sporadically distributed protein, with protein sequence MDDKDHEISQVSFFLAKPESTFDTVLDAEANPEKRDKFSQLEIEVGDASCRFIYFETTSYKKNPKWLDFVNTQIEDKFSFSAVSKNPNGVLMVAVDNRLLVAAFGRSSASLLDKKRLENDFGIRTAMNMCGNEEIRQTKSQSNTITTTQIDRQVSRPSDSFVFGLSEAEDLKYISAHMKGNNLITLQGKDRLTIKVLGKDKLTWEKLIDQCKEFLAAYSKEDFKSQFPNYRNFSPATEEEADQLDAALLNALRNKQLDKLQLCIPEFISDDDYSFSYSNKKKQENRVYSHLDITQLYDHLDMDKFSAKYLQNKVIYAYSLEEDRVLPYRKWSIYDCLLFEAKIGDACFILVDGNWARVEADFYNAILEFLQNKVKVEDCPDNCKNIPINDDKDMKNKEEIFNNKACEENPLWVKFDRAKLQIGTGRKDKEFCDILAMFEDGVVDIVHCKPLKDASSMNYLFSQAKFYGDAFLQDQVFLGDIRGHIEASTCAQKQTYLDHIKEEIEAIHGHDYRVRLWLLYDWKEMVPTIEGIPLIAKYEMMLMHDHMRRVCKFRDIIVSFVPVRKVAYSKNKKPKAA encoded by the coding sequence TTGGACGATAAAGATCACGAAATATCACAGGTATCTTTTTTCCTAGCCAAGCCGGAAAGCACCTTCGACACGGTGCTGGATGCCGAGGCCAATCCGGAGAAGCGTGACAAGTTCTCCCAACTCGAAATTGAGGTTGGAGATGCCAGCTGCCGGTTTATTTATTTCGAGACCACTAGCTACAAGAAGAACCCGAAATGGCTAGATTTTGTTAACACGCAAATCGAAGACAAGTTTTCTTTTAGCGCGGTTAGTAAAAACCCCAACGGCGTTCTGATGGTAGCGGTAGATAACCGCCTGCTCGTAGCCGCCTTCGGACGATCATCTGCCAGCTTACTGGACAAAAAACGGCTGGAAAACGATTTTGGAATTCGCACGGCGATGAACATGTGCGGCAACGAAGAAATCCGGCAGACCAAAAGCCAGAGCAACACGATCACTACGACACAAATAGATCGGCAAGTTAGTAGGCCTTCTGATTCGTTTGTCTTCGGCCTGAGCGAAGCCGAGGACCTGAAATACATTTCCGCCCACATGAAGGGCAACAACCTCATAACGCTGCAAGGGAAAGATCGGCTGACCATCAAAGTTCTTGGCAAGGACAAGCTGACTTGGGAAAAGCTAATTGACCAGTGTAAAGAATTTCTGGCGGCCTATTCAAAAGAAGATTTTAAGTCACAATTCCCAAATTATAGAAATTTCAGTCCGGCTACGGAAGAAGAAGCAGATCAGCTTGACGCGGCATTGTTAAATGCACTTAGGAACAAGCAACTCGACAAGCTTCAGCTCTGTATCCCTGAATTCATCTCAGACGACGACTATAGCTTTTCCTATTCAAACAAGAAAAAGCAAGAAAACCGGGTGTATTCTCACCTCGATATTACCCAGCTATATGATCACTTGGACATGGACAAATTCAGCGCCAAGTATCTTCAAAACAAAGTAATTTACGCCTATTCACTCGAAGAGGACCGCGTCTTACCCTACAGGAAGTGGTCCATTTATGACTGCTTGCTTTTTGAGGCAAAGATCGGGGATGCTTGCTTTATCTTGGTCGATGGCAATTGGGCGCGTGTTGAGGCCGACTTCTACAACGCAATTCTCGAGTTTTTGCAGAACAAGGTGAAGGTCGAGGATTGCCCTGATAACTGCAAGAACATCCCAATAAACGACGATAAGGACATGAAAAACAAGGAAGAGATATTCAACAACAAGGCCTGCGAGGAAAACCCCCTCTGGGTGAAGTTTGACAGGGCGAAACTCCAGATCGGCACTGGAAGGAAAGACAAAGAATTTTGCGATATCTTGGCAATGTTCGAGGACGGTGTCGTGGATATTGTCCACTGCAAACCCTTGAAGGATGCTTCGTCCATGAACTACCTGTTCTCGCAAGCTAAGTTCTACGGGGACGCGTTTCTACAAGACCAAGTTTTTCTCGGTGATATCAGGGGGCACATCGAAGCGTCGACGTGCGCGCAGAAACAGACCTATCTTGATCATATCAAAGAGGAAATTGAGGCCATTCATGGTCATGATTACCGCGTGCGTCTTTGGCTACTCTATGACTGGAAAGAAATGGTTCCCACCATAGAAGGAATCCCTCTCATCGCGAAATACGAGATGATGCTCATGCATGATCACATGCGCCGAGTTTGCAAGTTTCGAGATATCATCGTTAGCTTTGTCCCAGTTAGGAAGGTGGCCTACTCGAAAAACAAGAAACCTAAAGCGGCCTGA
- a CDS encoding AMP-binding protein — protein MGWLKDETGLEKTAANYAPLTPLSHLNRARHLFGDQLAVAYGTQHRKTYAEYHARVSRLASALAGLGIEPGDVVATVLPNLPAHAEAHFGVPACGGVLNAINTRLDPGTISYILGHGEAKVVLVDTAFLPVTLEAIATLETPAPQIIEVADPSAGFPATGDHLEYEDLLAQGDPDFKWIMPEDEWESIALNYTSGTTGKPKGVVYHHRGAMLSTFGQVVSWQLTLRPVYLTIVPLFHCNGWCHTWMMPLLGGTVVCCRDITAANIYNAIADEGVTHFGGAPIVLNAIVNAHDTERRPFDHTVEVFTAGAPPPAATLRAIEPLGFNVTQVYGLTEVYGPGAECMWKPEWNDRPDEERYEIKARTGVSMPMIEENTVLDPISMRQVPMDGKTQGEIMFRGNGVMKGYLKNPQATAEAFAGGYFHTGDLAAQFPDTYMKILDRSKDIIISGGENVSSVEIEGVLMKHPAVSLCAVVAKPDEKWGEVPCAFIELKADVEVTPEEIISFARARLAGFKTPKEVRFIELPKTSTGKIQKFELRKLATED, from the coding sequence ATGGGCTGGCTGAAAGACGAAACCGGACTTGAGAAAACCGCTGCCAACTACGCGCCCCTGACCCCGCTCAGCCACCTGAACCGTGCGCGCCACCTCTTTGGTGATCAGCTTGCCGTGGCCTATGGCACCCAGCATCGCAAGACCTACGCCGAATATCACGCCCGTGTTTCGCGCCTCGCCTCGGCCCTTGCCGGTCTGGGCATTGAGCCCGGCGATGTCGTCGCCACCGTCCTCCCCAACCTGCCCGCCCATGCCGAAGCCCATTTCGGCGTGCCCGCCTGCGGTGGCGTCCTCAACGCGATCAACACCCGCCTCGATCCCGGCACGATCAGCTATATCCTTGGTCACGGCGAGGCCAAGGTCGTGCTGGTCGATACCGCCTTCCTGCCCGTCACGCTTGAAGCCATCGCCACGCTCGAAACCCCCGCCCCCCAAATCATCGAAGTGGCCGACCCGTCCGCAGGCTTCCCCGCCACCGGCGATCATCTCGAATACGAAGACCTGCTTGCCCAAGGCGATCCCGATTTCAAATGGATCATGCCCGAGGACGAATGGGAATCCATCGCCCTCAACTACACCTCCGGCACTACCGGCAAACCCAAGGGCGTCGTCTATCATCACCGCGGCGCCATGCTCTCCACCTTCGGTCAGGTGGTCAGCTGGCAACTCACCCTGCGCCCCGTCTATCTCACCATCGTGCCGCTGTTTCATTGCAACGGCTGGTGCCACACCTGGATGATGCCGCTTCTGGGCGGCACCGTGGTCTGTTGCCGCGACATCACCGCCGCCAACATCTACAACGCCATCGCCGACGAAGGCGTCACCCATTTCGGCGGCGCACCCATCGTTCTCAACGCCATCGTCAACGCCCACGACACCGAACGCCGCCCCTTCGATCACACCGTCGAAGTCTTCACCGCCGGTGCCCCGCCCCCCGCCGCAACCCTGCGCGCGATCGAACCTCTGGGCTTCAACGTCACGCAAGTCTACGGCCTCACCGAAGTCTACGGCCCCGGCGCCGAATGCATGTGGAAACCCGAATGGAACGACCGCCCGGATGAGGAACGCTACGAGATCAAGGCCCGCACCGGCGTCTCGATGCCGATGATCGAAGAGAACACCGTGCTCGACCCGATTTCGATGCGCCAGGTGCCGATGGATGGCAAAACCCAGGGCGAGATCATGTTTCGCGGCAATGGCGTGATGAAAGGCTACCTCAAGAACCCCCAGGCCACCGCCGAAGCCTTTGCAGGCGGCTATTTCCATACCGGCGACCTCGCCGCGCAATTCCCCGACACCTACATGAAAATCCTCGACCGCTCGAAAGACATCATCATCTCGGGAGGCGAGAATGTCTCCTCGGTCGAAATCGAAGGCGTGCTGATGAAACACCCCGCCGTCTCGCTCTGCGCCGTGGTCGCCAAACCCGATGAGAAATGGGGCGAAGTGCCCTGCGCCTTTATTGAGCTGAAAGCCGACGTCGAAGTCACCCCCGAAGAGATCATCAGCTTCGCCCGTGCGCGCCTTGCCGGCTTCAAAACCCCCAAAGAGGTGCGCTTCATCGAACTCCCCAAAACCTCGACCGGCAAGATCCAGAAATTCGAACTGAGAAAGCTCGCGACGGAGGATTGA